The Triticum dicoccoides isolate Atlit2015 ecotype Zavitan chromosome 6A, WEW_v2.0, whole genome shotgun sequence genome has a window encoding:
- the LOC119314834 gene encoding probable polygalacturonase At1g80170 has product MGRGRRSGMRAVPLFLVLVLVLVFMAMARVAAAEGSDVADGVDAGEDEAFEKRFLKLWTDGGGGDEEDHLRWYGDDDDDYGDIYDDEKVEEMVEEEEGEDGIMLGVTRCPNPNKKKKTKRNVVKVDSYGAVGDGCADDTEAFAKAWEKACSLKDAVLVVPKGRRYKIGPSRFMGPCKERLVVLIHGTIVAPEEPSQWDPRSPRLWLLFGGLVGARIQGGGVIDGSGSKWWANSCKIDRSKPCKGAPTAVTIDSCRGVRVRGLTVQNAQQMHLTVSRSRGVRLDGMAIQAPGDSPNTDGIHVAESTAVTITGARIGTGDDCVSISNASFAVKMKGIVCDPGHGISIGSLGRGGSYAAVEGVTLDDARISRAQNGVRIKTWQGGAGYVRNVRFSNVLVEAVDHPIIIDQFYCDARTACANQTSNVAVSNVAYRNISGTATRDEAIKFACSDAVPCSDIVLSNINLLGDDGAEVQAVCNCAMGLGYDPVRPAVDCLRNNACGGGGGGQKLGAEEPSTTDAPLHTEL; this is encoded by the exons GCTTTTGAGAAGAGGTTCTTGAAGCTGTGGACGGACGGAGGCGGCGGGGACGAGGAAGACCACCTCAGATGGTACGGTGATGACGACGATGATTATGGTGATATCTACGACGACGAAAAGGTCGAAGagatggtggaggaggaggagggggaagatGGCATTATGCTGGGGGTGACGAGATGCCCGAAtccgaacaagaagaagaagacgaagaggaaCGTCGTGAAGGTCGACAGCTACGGCGCGGTGGGCGACGGCTGCGCCGACGACACAGAG GCATTCGCAAAGGCGTGGGAGAAGGCGTGCTCGCTCAAGGACGCGGTGCTGGTGGTGCCCAAAGGCCGGCGCTACAAGATCGGCCCGAGCCGGTTCATGGGCCCGTGCAAGGAGAGGCTGGTGGTGCTGATCCACGGCACCATCGTGGCGCCGGAGGAGCCGTCGCAGTGGGACCCCAGGAGCCCGCGTCTGTGGCTCCTCTTCGGCGGGCTCGTCGGCGCGCGCATCCAAGGCGGGGGCGTCATCGACGGCTCCGGCTCCAAATGGTGGGCCAACTCCTGCAAGATCGACCGGTCCAAGCCGTGCAAGGGCGCGCCGACGGCGGTGACCATCGACTCGTGCCGGGGCGTGCGGGTGCGCGGCCTGACCGTCCAGAACGCGCAGCAGATGCACCTGACGGTGTCGCGGTCGCGCGGGGTGCGGCTGGACGGCATGGCCATCCAGGCGCCGGGGGACAGCCCCAACACCGACGGCATCCACGTGGCGGAGTCCACGGCGGTGACCATCACCGGCGCCCGCATCGGCACCGGCGACGACTGCGTGTCCATCTCCAACGCCAGCTtcgcggtgaagatgaagggcatcGTGTGCGACCCGGGCCACGGCATCAGCATCGGCAGCCTGGGGCGGGGCGGCTCCTACGCCGCCGTGGAGGGGGTGACCCTCGACGACGCCCGCATCTCCCGCGCCCAGAACGGCGTCCGGATCAAGACCTGGCAGGGCGGCGCCGGGTACGTGCGCAACGTGCGCTTCTCCAACGTGCTGGTGGAGGCCGTCGACCACCCCATCATCATCGACCAGTTCTACTGCGACGCCAGGACGGCGTGCGCCAACCAGACCAGCAACGTGGCCGTCAGCAACGTCGCGTACCGGAACATCTCCGGCACGGCCACGCGGGACGAGGCCATCAAGTTCGCCTGCAGCGACGCCGTGCCCTGCAGCGACATCGTGCTCAGCAACATCAACCTGCTCGGCGACGACGGCGCCGAGGTGCAGGCCGTGTGCAACTGCGCCATGGGGCTGGGCTACGACCCCGTCCGCCCCGCCGTCGACTGCCTCAGGAACaacgcgtgcggcggcggcggcggagggcagaAGTTGGGCGCGGAGGAGCCGTCGACGACGGACGCGCCGCTGCACACCGAGCTGTGA